TCTTCACGAGCACCTGGTCAGGGCAGAGAAGCAAGGTGGCTGTGGTCTGGAGGGAGGGCCCTGCCAGTTACCCAACAACACACAGGTAGCCTGGGGACCAGATCCCGTGTGGGAGGGTTTCAGGTGTAAAATGCTGACTCAAGGCCAGGTCTTCAGtcatggaggaggaagaggagcagaggaCTCACAGGCACCCAGCCTCTCCTCCAGCAGCAGCACCTGGTCACTGAGGGACTCGATCCTGTCACCCCGGCCCCAAAGCTCAGCCACCTGTTCAGGCCTCAGTTCTTCAGGAGGCACGGGCAGCACCGCTCGAACCCAGGCCCCAGCCTGCGTGGCCCACTACAAAGGAAAGCGGTACCTCAGGACACGGCCACGGTCCCAGGAACACCGGCACCCATGCCTCTCCCAGCCGCTCACCTGCTCCAGCCTCTCCAGACGCCCACGGAGGTCTGCAATCTCCCAGCTCAGGGCACGCTCCTCACCGTCTGCCTCCCGAACTAGGACAAAGGAGAATGCAAGGGTGGCGTCCCCGGCTGCACGGACCAGGCCCACCCCACCAGTGTCCCACACCCACCCGCCACACTGAGGATGCTGGCACTTGTCGAGGACTCGGGAGGCTCCCCTGCACAGGTGCGTCCGTCGGGACCCAGCACCAGGGAGTGCGGACAGCTACACAAGAAGCTGCCCAGTGTGTTGAGACAGCCATGAGAGCAGAGGGTAAGGCCGGTCCTGCATTCATCCACATCTAGTTACCAGAAAGAAGGGAGCTGAAGGGGGCAGGATGCCAGGGTGGGTGGGGCAATCCCGATCCCAGCACTCACCCCCATTgcccatgtgtttgtgtgtgtgtgtgtgtgtgtgtgtgtgtgtatgtgtgtgtgtgtgtgtgtgtgtgtgtgtgtgtgtgtgtgtgttgggaagacCATTCTGCTCACCCACATGGCAGTGCTTTCCCCCCCAGCCTGGAGCACACTCGCATTGGTCTGGTCCAGTGCAGACACCTCCATTAAGACAAGGCTTGGAGCAGATAGCTAGGGTGCATTTGGAAAGAGAGTTAAGATCAGACACAGGGCCAGCTCCCCAGCCACCTCCCTCAGCCTGGAGTCCCAGCCTCACCTTCACAAGTGAGAGCTCCTGGGTGTGGCTTCTTCCAGCCCTGGCAGCACAGGACGTGTGTCTGTGGTACCTCCCGCCTCACCTCCCGCCAGGCTGCACGGTACGTGGTCCTAGAACGCAAGGAAGCTGGCACGGAATCCTGG
The sequence above is drawn from the Arvicanthis niloticus isolate mArvNil1 chromosome 20, mArvNil1.pat.X, whole genome shotgun sequence genome and encodes:
- the Egfl8 gene encoding epidermal growth factor-like protein 8; its protein translation is MGPWAELCVFLRGLSFILVLMTGEGAKGRSFKESLGVCSKQTLLVPLRYNESYSQPVYKPYLTLCAGRRVCSTYRTTYRAAWREVRREVPQTHVLCCQGWKKPHPGALTCEAICSKPCLNGGVCTGPDQCECAPGWGGKHCHVDVDECRTGLTLCSHGCLNTLGSFLCSCPHSLVLGPDGRTCAGEPPESSTSASILSVAVREADGEERALSWEIADLRGRLERLEQWATQAGAWVRAVLPVPPEELRPEQVAELWGRGDRIESLSDQVLLLEERLGACAREDNSLGPSLHG